Proteins found in one Streptomyces sp. NBC_00461 genomic segment:
- a CDS encoding ABC transporter substrate-binding protein — MRWIHAAGRGLLVLVVVMTGYVASGARADEGTAGGRGPLTLATAGDLTSYLGPLLEGWNRAHPGEKVTLVELPDSADETHAQMATDLRGGDRSRFDVLNIDVNWTSEFAAADWIRPLPRDRFPLKSFLDPVVDTATYDGHLYAVPYVTNAGLLLYRKDVLAKEGVPPPRTWAELEHDARTVAPKYGLDGYAGQFLPYEGLTVNAAEAVYSAGGSILGDEGARVTVNSAAAREGIGFLARGVREGWIPKKALTYKEEESKQAFQDGHLLFLRNWPYAYVAASTKGSPVAGRIGAVPLPGPHGPGKSVLGGSNLAVNTHTRHPDSAARLIAYLTSEPVQRQVLTRGALPPVRAALYEDPALIRQFPYLPTLRKSVVSAQPRPKSPRYDQVSLVVQAVVQDAMTGHETPSAAVRRLARELAAIPGR; from the coding sequence ATGCGGTGGATCCATGCCGCCGGTAGGGGCCTCCTGGTTCTCGTCGTGGTCATGACCGGGTACGTCGCCTCCGGCGCGCGCGCCGACGAGGGCACGGCAGGCGGCCGCGGGCCCCTGACGCTCGCCACCGCGGGAGACCTCACCAGCTATCTCGGCCCCTTGCTGGAGGGCTGGAACCGCGCTCACCCCGGCGAGAAGGTCACCCTCGTCGAACTGCCGGACTCCGCCGACGAGACCCACGCCCAGATGGCCACCGACCTGCGCGGCGGCGACCGCAGCCGGTTCGACGTCCTCAACATCGATGTGAACTGGACCTCGGAGTTCGCGGCGGCGGATTGGATAAGGCCACTGCCCCGCGACCGCTTCCCGCTGAAGAGCTTCCTGGATCCGGTCGTCGACACGGCGACCTACGACGGCCATCTGTACGCCGTCCCGTACGTCACCAACGCCGGCCTGCTCCTCTACCGCAAGGACGTCCTCGCCAAGGAGGGCGTCCCGCCGCCGCGCACCTGGGCCGAGTTGGAGCACGACGCCAGGACCGTCGCGCCGAAGTACGGACTCGACGGCTACGCGGGGCAGTTCCTCCCCTACGAGGGCCTCACCGTCAACGCCGCGGAGGCCGTCTACTCCGCGGGCGGCAGCATCCTCGGCGACGAGGGCGCACGGGTCACCGTGAACTCGGCGGCCGCACGCGAGGGCATCGGGTTCCTCGCCCGGGGCGTGCGCGAGGGCTGGATCCCGAAGAAGGCGCTGACGTACAAGGAGGAGGAGTCCAAGCAGGCCTTCCAGGACGGCCACCTGCTGTTCCTCCGCAACTGGCCCTACGCCTATGTCGCCGCGTCCACCAAGGGCTCCCCGGTCGCCGGCAGGATAGGCGCGGTGCCGCTGCCCGGGCCGCACGGGCCGGGGAAGAGCGTCCTCGGGGGCTCCAACCTGGCCGTCAACACGCACACCCGGCATCCCGACTCGGCCGCCCGCCTGATCGCGTACCTCACCAGCGAGCCCGTCCAGCGCCAGGTCCTCACGCGCGGCGCGCTGCCGCCCGTACGCGCCGCGCTGTACGAAGATCCCGCGCTGATACGGCAGTTCCCGTATCTGCCGACCCTGCGCAAGAGCGTCGTCTCCGCCCAGCCGCGCCCCAAGAGCCCGCGTTACGACCAGGTCAGCCTCGTGGTGCAGGCGGTCGTGCAGGACGCGATGACCGGGCACGAGACGCCTTCGGCGGCGGTGCGACGGCTGGCGCGGGAACTGGCCGCCATTCCCGGCCGATAG
- a CDS encoding PadR family transcriptional regulator produces the protein MRLPLLALLARGPAHGYELKQDLEQLLGSAYPQPNVGQIYVTLGRLEKQGLIEGKDVEQSSRPNKKVYDLTDTGRAALRAWFEEPEDEPRVRDEFFMKLALAPQTGLAEQIALINKQRRQYLNTMRDLSKLAAAEDRDNRIAHLLIEGAMLHLQADLDWLERCQEELEELE, from the coding sequence GTGCGCCTGCCCCTCCTGGCACTCCTCGCACGCGGCCCGGCCCACGGCTACGAGCTGAAGCAGGACCTTGAGCAACTGCTGGGCTCCGCGTACCCTCAGCCGAACGTCGGCCAGATCTACGTAACCCTCGGCCGCCTCGAGAAGCAAGGGCTGATCGAGGGCAAAGACGTCGAGCAGTCGAGCAGGCCCAACAAAAAGGTCTACGACCTCACCGACACCGGGCGGGCGGCACTGCGCGCCTGGTTCGAGGAGCCCGAGGACGAGCCGCGGGTGCGGGACGAGTTCTTCATGAAGCTGGCACTCGCTCCGCAGACGGGTCTCGCCGAGCAGATCGCCCTGATCAACAAGCAGCGGCGCCAGTACCTCAACACCATGCGTGACCTGTCGAAGCTGGCGGCCGCCGAAGACCGCGACAACCGCATCGCCCATCTGCTGATCGAGGGCGCGATGCTGCACCTGCAGGCCGACCTCGACTGGCTGGAACGGTGTCAGGAAGAGCTGGAGGAGCTGGAGTGA
- a CDS encoding ABC transporter ATP-binding protein, with product MSDGPAPVLRAEGLVKTHYGEGAPACAVRGVELCVRQGEFVAVTGPSGAGKSTLLHLLGGLQRPDGGSILLDGERTDAWSEARWAVERRKRIGIVFQFFNLVSGLSVADNVELPALLAGVAPKRARAEREELLAELGLEGKERSLPGELSGGQQQRVALARALVNHPPLLLADEPAGSLDSKGTREVMRLLSRFHQRGQTIVLVTHDARLASAADRVISFFDGRIADDAALDGAPSRGTGISGVLELRD from the coding sequence TTGAGTGACGGCCCCGCTCCCGTGCTGCGCGCCGAAGGCCTGGTCAAGACGCACTACGGCGAGGGTGCCCCGGCGTGTGCCGTGCGCGGGGTCGAGCTGTGTGTGCGGCAGGGCGAGTTCGTGGCCGTCACCGGCCCGTCCGGCGCCGGCAAGTCGACGCTGCTGCACCTGCTGGGCGGACTGCAGCGGCCCGACGGCGGCAGCATCCTGCTGGACGGCGAGCGCACGGACGCCTGGAGTGAGGCGCGCTGGGCGGTGGAGCGCAGGAAACGGATCGGCATCGTCTTCCAGTTCTTCAATCTCGTATCCGGTCTGTCGGTCGCCGACAACGTGGAGCTGCCGGCGCTGCTGGCCGGAGTGGCGCCGAAGCGGGCTCGTGCCGAGCGGGAGGAGCTGCTGGCCGAACTGGGTCTTGAAGGCAAGGAGCGGAGCCTGCCGGGCGAACTGTCGGGCGGCCAGCAGCAGCGGGTCGCACTGGCCCGCGCCCTGGTCAACCATCCGCCGCTCCTGCTGGCCGACGAGCCCGCGGGCAGCCTGGACAGCAAGGGCACCCGCGAGGTGATGCGGCTGCTGTCCCGTTTCCACCAGCGCGGCCAGACGATCGTGCTGGTCACCCATGACGCGCGGCTGGCGAGCGCCGCGGACCGGGTGATCAGCTTCTTCGACGGCCGGATAGCCGACGACGCGGCGCTCGACGGCGCGCCGTCGCGCGGGACGGGCATATCCGGTGTGCTCGAACTCAGGGACTGA
- a CDS encoding FtsX-like permease family protein: MRATLRWAHSDLRTHRGEALFLVLATAGIVVSLLLATALFGYATNPWQRIFTQERGAHVWIHTSESAKVRRLADLAGVESVSGPYPTAPTTLASRGTRASVELRATPERPTIGHPLLTAGHWLDPATPDGVVLESRLARALLAEPGDTLTLPGTARTVTVLGVADSAEPRYRPGEQPGLVWALPSVVSHPTGQVIGLRLSDPEDTAYAVQRAVTVLGAGAIGEVSTWQQARAEAQGDNRLLGQVLGLFGLGALIAAGLAVHGAIATRIRGHLRDISVLKAIGFTPGQVVRVFLLQHIAYAVLGAVSAATLAQALGSRFPGRLGDALGVWQSLPGHTAALFAIPVGAILFITGTTGLAAWRAGRVPPVPVTRPSVRGGGLSGAARRGTGTESREPGAGSPGMSGFRPAGLVRRAFGPGPATPADVQDTGHVSSPAPLPPAQAGGNPNPAHSPSGRPPTARSGGQLSGMARWALGVGVSPALVLGWHTAFVRRMRSLATVARLALPLLLIVVAMSAWTTIDRFHSRPEQMGLPTALTVHTDAGLSGPATRTLLDRDPQVAATYPGVEVAALVPGQTATIALRGLGTRQNPYPYALAEGRRAHGSDEAVAGQGFLDLLDARVGDWVRITVGEQPQILHIVGRSIEPENAGRVISTSLDTLRENDPHLTPSLYQLRLRPGADPHAVAGRLTTAGHGHLDVHAVTNPADGLSPLRSVVVGLIVVLALIGLIELLTAIGGTVREGERDLLALKAIGLSPRQITAITVTATTCTALAAVLASTALGTPLAHWLIDTQGRSSGVGAGIAQGPSPALLVLFGAAAVLGAAGLAALPAARAARRRLADTLSALA; encoded by the coding sequence ATGCGGGCGACGTTGCGCTGGGCGCACTCCGATCTGCGCACGCATCGCGGTGAGGCGCTGTTCCTGGTGCTCGCCACCGCTGGAATAGTGGTGTCGCTGCTGCTGGCCACGGCGCTGTTCGGGTACGCCACCAACCCCTGGCAGCGGATCTTCACGCAGGAGCGCGGGGCGCACGTGTGGATCCACACCAGCGAGTCCGCCAAGGTGCGCAGACTGGCGGACCTGGCCGGCGTCGAGTCGGTCTCCGGCCCCTACCCGACCGCCCCCACCACCCTCGCCTCACGCGGCACCCGCGCGTCGGTCGAACTGCGTGCGACGCCCGAGCGCCCCACCATCGGTCATCCGCTGCTCACCGCGGGCCACTGGCTGGACCCCGCCACGCCCGACGGCGTGGTCCTGGAAAGCCGACTCGCCCGCGCCCTGCTCGCCGAACCGGGCGACACGCTCACCCTGCCGGGCACGGCACGGACGGTGACCGTGCTGGGCGTGGCCGACAGCGCCGAGCCCCGCTACCGCCCCGGTGAGCAGCCGGGCCTGGTCTGGGCGCTCCCCTCCGTCGTGTCCCACCCCACCGGGCAGGTCATCGGCCTGCGCCTCAGCGACCCCGAGGACACGGCCTACGCCGTCCAGCGCGCCGTCACCGTCCTCGGTGCCGGCGCCATCGGCGAGGTCTCCACCTGGCAGCAGGCCCGGGCCGAGGCGCAGGGCGACAACCGGCTGCTCGGCCAGGTGCTGGGGCTGTTCGGGCTGGGCGCACTGATCGCCGCCGGGCTCGCCGTGCACGGCGCGATCGCCACCCGCATCCGCGGCCACCTGCGGGACATCTCGGTCCTGAAGGCGATCGGCTTCACCCCGGGCCAGGTCGTCCGCGTGTTCCTGCTCCAGCACATCGCCTACGCCGTCCTGGGCGCCGTGTCCGCGGCAACACTGGCCCAGGCCCTCGGCAGCCGCTTCCCGGGCCGCCTCGGAGACGCCCTCGGCGTATGGCAGAGCCTCCCCGGCCACACAGCGGCCCTCTTCGCCATCCCGGTGGGCGCGATCCTCTTCATCACCGGGACGACAGGTCTCGCGGCCTGGCGAGCGGGCCGAGTACCCCCGGTCCCGGTGACACGGCCTTCCGTGAGGGGCGGAGGGTTGTCGGGGGCGGCTCGGCGAGGAACAGGGACGGAGTCCCGGGAGCCGGGGGCGGGGTCCCCGGGGATGTCGGGCTTCCGACCGGCAGGTCTGGTGCGGCGGGCGTTCGGGCCAGGGCCGGCGACTCCGGCCGACGTCCAGGACACCGGCCACGTTTCGAGCCCGGCCCCACTGCCCCCGGCACAAGCCGGCGGGAATCCCAACCCGGCTCACAGCCCCTCCGGCCGGCCCCCCACCGCTCGCTCCGGCGGGCAGCTCTCGGGTATGGCCCGGTGGGCGCTCGGGGTGGGGGTGTCGCCCGCGTTGGTGCTGGGGTGGCACACGGCCTTTGTCCGCAGGATGCGGTCGCTGGCCACCGTGGCCCGGCTGGCGTTGCCCCTGCTGCTGATCGTCGTGGCGATGAGTGCCTGGACCACCATCGACCGTTTCCACAGCAGGCCCGAGCAGATGGGCCTGCCGACCGCACTCACCGTCCACACGGACGCGGGTCTCAGCGGCCCCGCCACCCGCACACTGCTGGATCGCGACCCGCAGGTCGCCGCCACGTACCCCGGCGTCGAGGTCGCCGCCCTGGTCCCCGGCCAGACGGCCACGATCGCCCTGCGTGGCCTGGGCACCCGCCAGAATCCCTACCCGTACGCCCTGGCCGAGGGCCGGCGCGCGCACGGCAGCGACGAGGCGGTGGCCGGGCAGGGCTTCCTCGACCTGCTGGACGCCCGTGTCGGCGACTGGGTGCGGATCACGGTCGGCGAGCAGCCGCAGATCCTGCACATCGTGGGCCGCAGCATCGAACCGGAGAACGCCGGCCGGGTGATCTCCACCTCGCTCGACACCCTTCGCGAGAACGACCCCCACCTCACCCCGAGCCTCTACCAGCTCCGCCTGCGCCCCGGCGCCGACCCGCACGCGGTCGCCGGCCGGCTGACCACCGCCGGGCACGGGCATCTGGACGTGCACGCCGTGACCAACCCGGCCGACGGGCTCTCCCCGCTGCGCTCGGTCGTCGTCGGCCTGATCGTCGTCCTCGCCCTCATCGGGCTCATCGAACTGCTCACCGCGATAGGCGGCACGGTCCGCGAGGGCGAACGCGATCTGCTCGCCCTCAAGGCCATCGGACTGTCCCCGCGCCAGATCACCGCGATCACGGTCACGGCCACCACCTGCACCGCGCTGGCCGCCGTCCTCGCCAGTACGGCCCTGGGCACACCCCTCGCGCACTGGCTGATCGACACCCAGGGCAGATCGAGCGGCGTCGGGGCAGGGATAGCCCAAGGACCGTCACCCGCGCTGCTGGTGCTGTTCGGCGCGGCCGCGGTGCTCGGCGCCGCCGGACTCGCGGCCCTGCCCGCGGCCCGTGCGGCACGACGACGGCTCGCGGACACCCTCAGCGCACTGGCCTGA
- a CDS encoding DUF3824 domain-containing protein gives MSNAQGSWLSDRLEARSFLKPHHLARAVFHPAWIPPAVDPSVEQLKRVRVIAGAFAGLGVYTFVEGGFAFDEMLDNAVTASVVLLFLTPLTVGVMLYVWRRGGTVRQLRVPLVNALKLLLLFIGSVLVTVLLFRLGDAFGILARLVLSLAGLWMVWFVIAGAVKLTGNFFGTAAVHRGLPPLLATVTTWLMALPDLFTGDLHGLGLTMGIVFILGAPVTVTAIAVLELRRLRQRYGVRLAAHPLTLPRIAPPPPPQYAPNGFVPRQGNPYGPPPGHPAGQPSGNPYGSPYGNPYDPRPPHHPQNPYGNSGNPYGNPGNPYGS, from the coding sequence GTGAGTAACGCACAGGGGAGTTGGCTCAGCGACAGGCTGGAAGCCCGGTCCTTTCTGAAGCCTCATCACTTGGCGCGGGCGGTGTTCCATCCGGCGTGGATCCCCCCGGCGGTCGACCCGTCCGTGGAGCAGCTCAAGCGGGTGCGGGTCATCGCCGGGGCGTTCGCGGGGCTCGGCGTCTACACCTTCGTCGAGGGCGGGTTCGCCTTCGACGAGATGCTGGACAACGCGGTCACCGCCTCCGTCGTCCTGCTGTTCCTCACCCCGCTGACGGTGGGCGTGATGCTCTACGTCTGGCGGCGCGGCGGCACGGTGCGGCAGTTGCGGGTGCCACTCGTCAACGCGCTCAAGTTGCTGCTGCTCTTCATCGGTTCGGTCCTCGTGACCGTGCTGCTCTTCCGGCTGGGCGACGCGTTCGGAATCCTCGCGAGACTCGTGCTGAGCCTCGCCGGACTCTGGATGGTGTGGTTCGTGATCGCGGGTGCGGTCAAGCTCACGGGGAACTTCTTCGGCACCGCCGCCGTGCACCGCGGCCTGCCGCCCCTGCTCGCCACGGTGACGACCTGGCTGATGGCGCTGCCCGACCTGTTCACGGGCGATCTGCACGGCCTGGGCCTCACCATGGGCATCGTGTTCATCCTGGGCGCTCCCGTGACGGTCACCGCGATCGCGGTCCTGGAGCTGCGGCGGCTCAGACAGCGCTACGGCGTCCGGCTGGCGGCACATCCGCTCACGCTGCCGCGGATCGCTCCGCCGCCACCGCCGCAGTACGCCCCGAACGGCTTCGTCCCTCGGCAGGGCAACCCGTACGGTCCTCCGCCGGGTCATCCGGCGGGTCAGCCGTCCGGGAATCCATACGGCAGTCCGTACGGCAATCCCTACGACCCGCGCCCGCCGCACCACCCGCAGAATCCCTACGGCAACTCCGGGAACCCTTACGGCAACCCAGGGAATCCGTACGGAAGTTGA
- the pgi gene encoding glucose-6-phosphate isomerase has translation MNADGRTRLNQTPEWTALAKHREELAGTGLRELFTTDPGRGTGYTMQVGDLYVDYSKHLVTDETLRLLRELAAATEVFGLRDAMFRGAKINTTEDRAVLHTALRAPRDAVIEVDGENVVPAVHAVLDKMAGFAERVRSGAWTGHTGRRIKNVVNIGIGGSDLGPAMAYEVLRSFTDRDLTVRFVSNVDGADLHEATRDLDAAETLFVIASKTFTTIETITNATSAREWLLRELKAGQEAVAKHFVALSTNAGKVGEFGIDTANMFEFWDWVGGRYSVDSAIGLSLMIAIGPDRFREMLDGFALVDEHFRSAPAESNVPLLLGLLGIWYGNFHDAQSHAVLPYSHYLSKFTAYLQQLDMESNGKSVDRDGREVDWQTGPVVWGTPGTNGQHAYYQLIHQGTKLIPADFIGFAEPVGELSDGLKAQHDLLMANFFAQTQALAFGKTPDEVRVEGVPEELVAHKTFKGDHPTTTILARELTPSVLGQLIALYEHKVFVQGAVWNIDSFDQWGVELGKVLAKRVEPALTEGAQVPGLDESSRALVAKYRELRGRA, from the coding sequence ATGAACGCAGACGGCCGTACCAGGCTCAACCAGACGCCCGAGTGGACCGCGCTGGCCAAGCACCGTGAGGAGCTCGCCGGCACCGGTCTGCGGGAGCTCTTCACCACCGACCCGGGCCGCGGCACCGGCTACACGATGCAGGTGGGCGACCTGTACGTCGACTACTCCAAGCACCTGGTCACCGACGAGACCCTGCGGCTGCTGCGCGAGCTGGCCGCCGCCACGGAGGTGTTCGGCCTGCGGGACGCCATGTTCCGCGGCGCGAAGATCAACACGACCGAGGACCGGGCCGTGTTGCACACCGCCCTGCGCGCGCCGCGCGACGCGGTGATCGAGGTCGACGGCGAGAACGTCGTCCCTGCTGTGCACGCGGTCCTCGACAAGATGGCCGGCTTCGCCGAGCGGGTCCGCTCCGGCGCCTGGACCGGCCACACCGGCAGGCGCATCAAGAACGTGGTCAACATCGGCATCGGCGGCTCCGACCTCGGCCCGGCGATGGCGTACGAGGTGCTGCGCAGCTTCACCGACCGCGACCTCACGGTCCGCTTCGTGTCGAACGTCGACGGCGCCGACCTGCACGAGGCCACCCGTGACCTCGACGCGGCGGAGACGCTGTTCGTCATCGCCTCCAAGACCTTCACCACCATCGAGACCATCACGAACGCCACATCGGCGCGCGAGTGGCTGCTCCGCGAGCTGAAGGCCGGTCAGGAGGCCGTCGCGAAGCACTTCGTGGCGCTGTCGACGAACGCCGGGAAGGTCGGCGAGTTCGGCATCGACACGGCCAACATGTTCGAGTTCTGGGACTGGGTCGGCGGACGGTACTCCGTCGACTCGGCGATCGGCCTGTCGCTGATGATCGCCATCGGCCCGGACCGCTTCCGGGAGATGCTCGACGGGTTCGCGCTCGTCGACGAGCACTTCAGGTCGGCGCCCGCCGAGTCCAACGTGCCGTTGCTGCTCGGCCTGTTGGGTATCTGGTACGGCAACTTCCACGACGCCCAGTCGCATGCCGTGCTGCCGTACAGCCACTACCTGTCCAAGTTCACGGCGTATCTGCAGCAGCTGGACATGGAGTCCAACGGCAAGTCGGTGGACCGTGACGGGCGGGAGGTCGACTGGCAGACCGGGCCGGTGGTGTGGGGCACGCCGGGCACCAACGGGCAGCACGCGTACTACCAGTTGATCCACCAGGGCACGAAGCTGATCCCGGCGGACTTCATCGGCTTCGCCGAGCCGGTGGGCGAGCTGAGCGACGGGCTCAAGGCGCAGCACGACCTGCTGATGGCCAACTTCTTCGCGCAGACGCAGGCCCTCGCCTTCGGCAAGACGCCGGACGAGGTGCGGGTGGAGGGCGTGCCCGAGGAGCTGGTGGCGCACAAGACCTTCAAGGGCGACCACCCGACCACGACGATCCTCGCGCGTGAGCTGACGCCGTCCGTGCTCGGCCAGTTGATCGCCCTGTACGAGCACAAGGTGTTCGTACAGGGCGCGGTCTGGAACATCGACTCCTTCGACCAGTGGGGCGTCGAGCTCGGCAAGGTGCTGGCCAAGCGGGTCGAGCCGGCGCTGACCGAAGGGGCGCAGGTTCCGGGTCTGGACGAGTCCAGCAGGGCACTGGTCGCCAAGTACCGGGAGCTGCGCGGGCGGGCGTGA
- a CDS encoding MFS transporter, with product MAAVEGTGTFAPVWRGGFGRLWTAAVVSRFGDALRGVALPLLATSLTSRPLLIASVTACGYLPWIVFGLLGGAVADRVDQRRAMWTVDAVRGLLVAVFAVAVALGHASIALLIALAFVLTTLQTLFDNASTALLPALVDHEALGRANARLMTGQQIAGGLIGAPVVPLLIAAGAAVPFAADAGTFLLAAALVASLQRTEAPERTPRPAGSTLRREIADGLRTLWHDRALRGLCTATALCNIGMGALIATLVILVTGWLDAGTAGYAVVTTAYAVGGLAGGVVNGRIATRFGPTRTVILAGLVQIAALVVLGSVRSLAVTATALAVFGFMGMVWNVNTTTLMQQRAPSDMLGRVSSAFRTLAVAGAPVGALLGGAVATAWGPNMPALLTAAFFVLSVLALIPARKRDVPVVAPGDDATTAHAPR from the coding sequence GTGGCGGCGGTCGAGGGGACGGGCACGTTCGCGCCCGTGTGGCGTGGGGGATTCGGGCGGCTGTGGACGGCCGCGGTGGTCTCCCGGTTCGGGGACGCGCTGCGTGGCGTGGCGCTGCCCCTGCTGGCCACTTCACTGACGAGCCGGCCCCTGCTCATCGCGTCGGTGACCGCCTGCGGCTATCTGCCGTGGATCGTCTTCGGGCTGCTCGGCGGCGCGGTCGCGGACCGGGTGGACCAGCGGCGCGCCATGTGGACCGTCGATGCGGTACGGGGACTGCTCGTCGCCGTCTTCGCCGTGGCCGTCGCCCTCGGTCACGCCTCGATCGCGCTGCTCATCGCGCTCGCCTTCGTACTGACCACCCTCCAGACGCTCTTCGACAATGCCTCCACGGCCCTGCTGCCCGCCCTGGTCGACCATGAGGCACTAGGCCGTGCCAACGCGCGTCTGATGACCGGACAGCAGATCGCGGGCGGCCTGATCGGGGCGCCCGTGGTGCCTCTGCTGATCGCCGCGGGGGCCGCCGTTCCCTTCGCGGCCGACGCGGGGACTTTCCTGCTCGCCGCCGCGCTGGTGGCCTCCCTGCAACGAACCGAAGCGCCCGAGCGCACGCCGAGACCGGCGGGCAGCACCCTGCGCCGGGAGATCGCGGACGGGCTGCGCACCCTGTGGCACGACCGGGCGCTACGCGGACTGTGCACCGCCACGGCCCTGTGCAACATCGGAATGGGCGCCCTGATCGCCACGCTGGTGATCCTGGTGACCGGCTGGCTTGACGCCGGCACCGCCGGATACGCGGTGGTGACCACGGCGTACGCGGTCGGCGGCCTGGCCGGGGGAGTGGTGAACGGGCGGATCGCCACGCGGTTCGGGCCCACGCGGACCGTGATCCTCGCCGGGCTGGTGCAGATCGCTGCCCTCGTGGTCCTGGGAAGTGTGCGCAGCCTGGCCGTGACGGCGACCGCCCTCGCTGTCTTCGGCTTCATGGGCATGGTGTGGAACGTCAACACCACGACCCTCATGCAGCAGCGCGCCCCCTCCGACATGCTGGGCCGGGTCAGTTCGGCCTTCCGTACCCTGGCCGTCGCCGGGGCCCCGGTGGGCGCCCTGCTCGGCGGGGCCGTCGCCACCGCCTGGGGACCGAACATGCCGGCCCTGCTCACCGCCGCTTTCTTCGTCCTGTCCGTCCTCGCGCTGATACCTGCCCGCAAGCGGGACGTACCTGTTGTTGCGCCGGGCGACGACGCCACGACGGCTCACGCCCCGCGCTGA
- a CDS encoding RNA polymerase-binding protein RbpA: MASGNAIRGSRVGAGPMGEAERGESAPRLRISFWCSNGHETQPSFASDAQVPETWDCPRCGFPAGQDRDNPPDPPRTEPYKTHLAYVRERRSDADGEAILAEALAKLRGEI; this comes from the coding sequence GTGGCAAGTGGCAACGCGATCCGAGGAAGCCGGGTCGGGGCGGGGCCGATGGGCGAGGCCGAGCGTGGCGAGTCCGCGCCGCGTCTGCGCATCTCCTTCTGGTGCTCCAACGGGCACGAGACGCAGCCCAGCTTCGCCAGCGACGCGCAGGTTCCGGAGACCTGGGACTGTCCGCGCTGCGGCTTCCCGGCCGGACAGGACCGGGACAACCCGCCGGACCCGCCGCGCACCGAGCCCTACAAGACGCACCTCGCGTACGTCCGGGAGCGGCGCAGCGACGCGGACGGCGAGGCGATCCTCGCCGAGGCGCTCGCCAAACTGCGGGGAGAAATCTAG
- the secG gene encoding preprotein translocase subunit SecG, which translates to MGFSIALIVFSLLMMLLVLMHKGKGGGLSDMFGGGMQSSVGGSSVAERNLDRITVVIGLLWFACIVVLGIIMKTNS; encoded by the coding sequence TTGGGGTTCTCGATCGCCCTGATCGTCTTCAGCCTGCTGATGATGCTGCTGGTGCTGATGCACAAGGGGAAGGGCGGCGGCCTCTCCGACATGTTCGGTGGCGGCATGCAGTCGTCCGTCGGCGGCTCCTCGGTCGCCGAGCGCAACCTCGACCGCATCACCGTGGTGATCGGTCTGCTGTGGTTCGCGTGCATTGTCGTACTCGGCATCATCATGAAGACGAACAGCTGA
- the tpiA gene encoding triose-phosphate isomerase: MSTRTPLMAGNWKMNLNHLEAIAHVQKLAFALADKDYEAVEVAVLPPFTDLRSVQTLVDGDKLKIKYGSQDVSAHDSGAYTGEISGSMLAKLKCTYVAIGHSERRQYHNETDELVNAKVKAAYKHGLTPILCVGEELEVREAGNHVTHTLAQVEGGLKDLPAEQAETIVIAYEPVWAIGTGKVCGADDAQEVCAAIRGKIAELYTQELADQVRIQYGGSVKAGNVAEIMAKADIDGALVGGASLDADEFVKIVRFRDQ; this comes from the coding sequence ATGAGCACGCGCACGCCGCTGATGGCGGGCAACTGGAAGATGAACCTCAACCACCTCGAGGCCATCGCCCACGTCCAGAAGCTCGCCTTCGCCCTCGCGGACAAGGACTACGAGGCCGTAGAGGTCGCCGTCCTGCCGCCCTTCACCGACCTGCGCTCCGTGCAGACCCTGGTCGACGGCGACAAGCTCAAGATCAAGTACGGCTCCCAGGACGTTTCGGCGCACGACTCCGGCGCCTACACCGGCGAGATCTCCGGCTCGATGCTGGCCAAGCTGAAGTGCACGTACGTGGCGATCGGCCACTCCGAGCGCCGCCAGTACCACAACGAGACCGACGAACTGGTCAACGCCAAGGTCAAGGCCGCCTACAAGCACGGTCTGACCCCGATCCTGTGTGTCGGTGAGGAGCTGGAGGTCCGCGAGGCGGGCAACCACGTCACGCACACGCTCGCCCAGGTCGAGGGCGGCCTCAAGGACCTCCCGGCCGAGCAGGCCGAGACGATCGTGATCGCCTACGAGCCGGTGTGGGCCATCGGCACCGGCAAGGTCTGCGGCGCCGACGACGCCCAGGAGGTCTGCGCCGCCATCCGCGGCAAGATCGCCGAGCTGTACACCCAGGAGCTCGCCGACCAGGTGCGCATCCAGTACGGCGGCTCCGTGAAGGCCGGCAACGTCGCCGAGATCATGGCCAAGGCCGACATCGACGGTGCCCTGGTCGGCGGTGCCTCGCTGGACGCGGACGAGTTCGTCAAGATCGTGCGCTTCCGCGACCAGTGA